Proteins from a genomic interval of Staphylococcus debuckii:
- a CDS encoding restriction endonuclease subunit S, which yields MGEVVKLLKGNNQDTDLPVMTISAKRGWLNQEERFSQVIAGNSLKKYTELRRGDLSYNKGNSKVAKYGIVYKLPIEKALVPNVYKSFRALDNVDENYLEKYFHSKILDKQLRTKITSTARMDGLLNISDNEFFNIILKLPFLNEQRKIGTFFEKLDQQIELEEKKLELLEDQKKSFLQKMYI from the coding sequence TTGGGAGAAGTTGTAAAATTATTAAAAGGGAATAATCAAGATACTGATTTACCTGTTATGACTATCTCAGCTAAAAGAGGATGGCTTAACCAAGAAGAGCGTTTTTCACAAGTGATTGCTGGAAATAGCTTAAAAAAATATACAGAGTTAAGACGGGGAGACTTATCATACAATAAAGGAAATTCTAAAGTTGCCAAATATGGAATAGTTTATAAATTGCCTATTGAGAAAGCGTTAGTTCCAAATGTGTATAAAAGTTTTCGTGCTTTAGACAATGTTGATGAAAATTATCTAGAAAAATATTTTCATAGTAAAATTTTAGACAAACAATTAAGAACTAAAATTACTTCTACTGCACGTATGGATGGATTACTTAACATTAGTGATAATGAATTTTTCAATATCATATTAAAATTACCTTTCCTAAATGAACAAAGAAAAATCGGAACTTTTTTCGAAAAGTTAGATCAACAAATTGAACTTGAAGAGAAAAAATTAGAATTGTTAGAAGACCAGAAGAAGAGCTTTTTACAGAAGATGTATATATAA
- a CDS encoding type I restriction-modification system subunit M yields MSTTEKQRKQQAELQKKLWDIANDLRGNMDASEFRNYILGLIFYRFLSEKTEEQVEFLLREDNLTYEEAWADADYRAAIEKELIDRIGFVVEPKYLFSTFVEKISNQTFEIEELYEAINKIEASTRGEDSEDDFINLFDDMDLNSSRLGNTNAARTKLISKVMNNIAALPFVQDDIEIDMLGDAYEYLIGQFAATAGKKAGEFYTPQQVSKILAKIVTAGKTDLRSVYDPTCGSGSLLLRVGREAKVRNYYGQEYNSTTYNLARMNMLLHDVNYSRFQIENGDTLEDPAAGEEKFEAVVANPPYSAKWSADKRFMDDERFSSYGKLAPKSKADFAFIQHMIYHLDDNGTMAVVLPHGVLFRGAAEGIIRRYLIEEKNYLDAIIGLPANLFFGTSIPTSILVFKKCRKADDDVLFIDASQSFEKGKNQNHLTDEDVDKIVETYRNREEIEKFSHKASLEEIEENDYNLNIPRYVDTFEEEEPVDLDQVQKDIANIDKEIAQLEEEINGYLKELGVYKNE; encoded by the coding sequence ATGTCAACAACTGAAAAGCAACGTAAGCAACAAGCTGAGTTACAAAAGAAATTATGGGATATTGCGAATGATTTACGCGGAAATATGGATGCAAGTGAATTTAGAAACTACATTTTAGGATTAATTTTCTACCGTTTCTTATCTGAGAAAACAGAGGAACAAGTAGAATTCTTACTACGCGAAGATAACCTTACATATGAAGAAGCCTGGGCAGACGCTGATTATAGAGCAGCGATTGAAAAGGAATTAATTGATCGTATTGGATTTGTAGTAGAACCGAAATATCTATTCAGTACCTTCGTCGAAAAGATTAGCAATCAAACATTTGAAATTGAAGAGTTGTATGAAGCGATTAATAAAATTGAAGCTTCTACACGTGGCGAAGATAGTGAAGATGACTTTATCAACTTGTTTGATGACATGGACTTGAATTCATCACGTTTAGGTAATACGAATGCAGCACGTACAAAATTAATTTCGAAAGTCATGAATAATATTGCGGCATTGCCATTTGTTCAAGACGATATCGAAATTGATATGTTAGGTGATGCGTATGAATATTTAATCGGTCAATTTGCGGCTACTGCTGGTAAGAAAGCAGGGGAGTTCTATACACCGCAACAGGTGTCTAAGATTTTGGCTAAGATTGTAACGGCAGGTAAGACTGACCTGCGTAGTGTATATGACCCGACTTGTGGTTCAGGTTCCTTGTTGCTACGTGTAGGTCGTGAAGCGAAAGTACGTAATTATTATGGACAAGAGTATAACAGTACGACATATAACTTGGCACGTATGAATATGTTATTGCATGATGTGAATTATTCACGCTTTCAAATCGAAAATGGAGATACGTTGGAAGATCCGGCTGCGGGAGAAGAGAAGTTTGAAGCGGTAGTTGCGAACCCTCCTTACAGTGCAAAATGGAGTGCGGATAAACGCTTTATGGATGATGAGCGTTTCAGCAGTTACGGTAAATTAGCGCCTAAATCTAAAGCCGACTTTGCATTTATTCAACATATGATATATCACTTAGATGATAACGGAACAATGGCAGTCGTCTTACCGCATGGTGTGTTATTCCGCGGTGCAGCTGAAGGCATCATTCGTCGTTATTTAATTGAAGAGAAGAATTATTTAGATGCGATTATCGGATTGCCAGCAAACTTATTCTTTGGAACAAGTATCCCAACTTCTATCTTGGTGTTTAAAAAATGCCGTAAAGCAGACGATGATGTACTATTTATTGATGCTTCTCAATCATTTGAAAAAGGTAAAAACCAAAACCATTTAACAGATGAAGACGTCGATAAAATTGTTGAAACTTACCGAAATAGAGAAGAAATAGAGAAGTTCAGTCACAAAGCATCACTAGAAGAAATCGAAGAAAATGACTATAACCTAAACATTCCACGATACGTCGATACTTTCGAAGAAGAAGAACCAGTTGATTTAGATCAAGTTCAAAAAGATATTGCCAACATCGATAAAGAAATTGCCCAACTTGAAGAAGAAATCAACGGTTATCTTAAAGAATTGGGAGTGTATAAGAATGAGTGA
- a CDS encoding BglG family transcription antiterminator: protein MPLSSKHLKLIKLLLKSNLPMDKVAIELEISEKTITNYIKQINREFEGVFSIRKRDSLLVLTIMDDQKFWSELNNNNFLNNDTESILTNRLGKLFYELITNDISLIDDLSEKLYLSRTALNTLIKELKEKIKDYNLQIIGKPNVGISLKGKEIYIRKFTIEKLPGILKEEELPQLLHEELETLRNNMNLDYQTFFNLLNAIKVTLLRLNNHKFIEKDSFKKTDTTIFKSNEFNVLSFLNTYISQYYVNSNSNYELLLIAAQLLGRRASLMEEIINESDEKLIMQIINKTIKDVKKYFDIQIDKDLFNKDIKLHIKHLINRLIFNIKLENNVSAEMDNQFPFAFELSKILGDNITEYTGLSISKPELGFLTIYFSVYLEQLEQRFSDMKNIGIYTDGGLSTIKLLSSYLYKIFGKDISIEVIEKVDLSIVESEYDFIITTQPLNRLFNKILYIDNVFNEKQFKLRIEQFLIYKNINNKEVFNRSVILDFINERDFYHLSDIDNYYSVIQFLASEMINEKRVNSKFGETIIEREKLKSTVNKAVGFPHATHSMGGIQIKVALLDKPVKNYPELKIVILIATPKTINNEALLIRIYEEVLSITKNTYLTKKITSHTDFEDFVYLLNEEMRD from the coding sequence ATGCCGCTAAGTTCAAAACACCTTAAATTGATTAAACTTTTATTAAAATCGAATTTACCAATGGATAAAGTTGCCATTGAATTAGAGATATCAGAAAAAACAATTACAAATTATATTAAACAAATCAATCGAGAATTCGAGGGTGTTTTTTCTATTAGAAAAAGAGATTCTCTTTTAGTTCTAACTATTATGGATGATCAAAAATTTTGGAGCGAATTAAATAATAATAACTTTTTAAATAATGATACTGAAAGTATTTTGACAAACCGTTTAGGAAAATTGTTCTATGAGTTAATCACAAACGATATCTCTCTTATTGATGACTTGAGTGAAAAACTATATTTAAGCAGAACTGCACTTAATACATTAATAAAAGAACTTAAAGAAAAAATAAAAGACTACAATTTACAAATCATAGGAAAACCCAATGTTGGCATTTCCCTAAAAGGAAAAGAAATTTATATTAGAAAGTTTACAATAGAAAAGTTACCGGGAATTCTCAAAGAGGAAGAATTACCTCAACTTTTACACGAAGAGTTAGAGACTCTCAGAAACAATATGAACCTAGACTACCAAACTTTTTTCAATCTATTAAATGCAATAAAAGTTACATTACTTAGACTAAATAATCATAAATTTATTGAAAAAGATAGCTTTAAAAAAACTGATACTACTATTTTTAAATCCAATGAATTTAATGTTCTGAGTTTTCTAAATACGTATATATCCCAATATTATGTAAATAGTAATTCAAATTATGAACTCCTACTTATAGCTGCTCAACTTTTAGGAAGAAGAGCATCACTAATGGAAGAAATAATTAATGAATCAGATGAAAAACTCATTATGCAAATAATCAATAAGACCATAAAAGATGTTAAAAAGTATTTCGATATTCAGATAGATAAAGATTTATTTAACAAAGATATTAAACTTCACATCAAACACCTTATTAATAGATTGATCTTTAATATTAAGTTAGAAAATAATGTTTCTGCTGAAATGGATAATCAATTTCCATTTGCCTTTGAACTTTCAAAAATTTTAGGTGATAACATCACTGAATATACAGGTTTATCTATTTCAAAACCTGAACTAGGATTCTTAACAATCTACTTCAGTGTTTATCTAGAACAATTAGAACAACGATTTTCAGATATGAAAAATATAGGGATTTATACAGATGGCGGATTAAGTACTATCAAATTACTTTCTAGTTATTTATATAAAATATTTGGAAAAGATATATCCATTGAAGTTATTGAGAAAGTTGATTTGAGTATCGTAGAATCCGAATACGATTTTATTATTACTACTCAACCACTAAATCGCTTATTCAATAAAATTTTATATATTGATAATGTCTTTAATGAAAAACAATTCAAATTACGTATTGAACAATTTTTGATTTATAAAAATATTAACAATAAAGAAGTCTTTAATAGAAGCGTAATTTTAGATTTTATTAATGAACGTGACTTTTATCATTTATCAGACATCGACAACTATTATTCAGTTATTCAGTTTTTAGCTTCAGAAATGATTAATGAAAAGCGCGTGAATAGTAAATTCGGCGAAACAATTATTGAGCGTGAGAAATTAAAATCTACAGTAAATAAAGCTGTTGGTTTTCCTCACGCTACCCATTCAATGGGAGGAATTCAAATCAAAGTAGCTTTATTGGATAAACCAGTCAAAAATTATCCTGAATTAAAAATTGTTATATTAATTGCTACTCCAAAAACTATAAATAATGAAGCTTTATTAATCAGAATCTACGAAGAAGTATTAAGTATTACAAAGAATACGTATTTAACAAAGAAAATCACAAGTCATACTGATTTTGAGGATTTTGTATATTTATTAAACGAAGAAATGAGGGATTAA
- a CDS encoding restriction endonuclease subunit S: MSVIKFIKSYQSGSLLNRLETVDKVQGKAYQVYDQTMMNEDLGYYQSQQHQPTTLFLKDDNKASYVYQNQVVVNMMNGECSLIGSTHSGALLPYNYTRIDIDTNKIDPEYFVYWFNEAPEALAQLHQFKQGGSLVKKITTKQLQQMQMTLPSIERQRIIGKIAKKRRQLKYLKQKREALMDLYLKETLLREEH; encoded by the coding sequence GTGTCTGTAATTAAATTTATCAAAAGTTATCAAAGCGGCTCTTTATTAAATAGACTAGAAACCGTAGATAAAGTACAAGGTAAGGCTTATCAAGTATATGACCAAACCATGATGAATGAAGATTTAGGTTACTATCAATCACAACAACATCAACCGACGACGCTATTTTTAAAGGACGATAACAAAGCGAGTTATGTTTATCAAAATCAAGTCGTCGTGAATATGATGAATGGAGAATGTTCTCTCATTGGCTCCACTCATTCAGGTGCGCTTTTACCTTATAACTATACGAGAATTGATATTGATACAAATAAGATTGATCCAGAATACTTTGTGTATTGGTTTAATGAGGCGCCGGAAGCTTTAGCTCAGCTACATCAATTTAAGCAAGGCGGCAGTCTGGTTAAGAAGATTACCACGAAACAACTACAACAGATGCAAATGACTTTGCCGTCGATAGAGAGACAAAGGATTATCGGTAAGATTGCAAAGAAACGCCGACAATTAAAGTATTTAAAACAAAAACGTGAAGCGTTAATGGATTTATATTTAAAGGAAACATTACTTAGGGAGGAACATTAA
- a CDS encoding PTS glucitol/sorbitol transporter subunit IIA: MYQTEVINLGQDANAFAEEKMVILFGSNAPAELEDYCYIINVNPVEEDITETNKLIIDDQTFEITKVGNAVNKNLNNLGHITLKFDGSTEAEQSGTLYLEDTEIPNIDVGSKITIK, encoded by the coding sequence ATGTACCAAACTGAAGTTATTAATTTAGGACAAGATGCAAATGCATTTGCTGAAGAAAAAATGGTAATTCTATTCGGCAGTAACGCCCCAGCAGAATTAGAAGATTATTGTTATATTATTAACGTTAATCCTGTTGAAGAAGATATTACAGAAACAAATAAATTAATTATTGATGATCAAACTTTTGAGATTACTAAAGTTGGTAATGCAGTAAATAAAAATTTAAATAACTTAGGTCATATTACATTGAAATTTGATGGTAGTACAGAAGCGGAACAATCAGGAACATTATATTTAGAAGATACAGAAATTCCTAATATAGATGTCGGAAGCAAAATAACAATAAAATAA
- the srlA gene encoding PTS glucitol/sorbitol transporter subunit IIC: MDYIVKFAEGFIKLFQTGADTFIDWMGSIVPLVLMLLIAMNTLIQLIGEERINAIATKSSRNPLMRYLVLPFLGSFMLANPMVHSLGRFMPEKYKPSYFASAAQFAHTSNGIFPHINPAELFIFLGIAHGIEKLGLPTADLAVRYLLVGLVMNFIGGWITDFTTSYVEKQQNVKLSTEVKMEG, encoded by the coding sequence ATGGATTACATCGTTAAATTCGCTGAAGGTTTTATCAAATTATTCCAAACAGGAGCAGACACATTTATTGACTGGATGGGTTCTATTGTGCCTTTAGTGTTAATGTTATTAATTGCTATGAATACGTTAATCCAATTAATTGGTGAAGAACGTATTAATGCTATTGCTACAAAGTCATCTAGAAACCCACTAATGAGATATTTAGTTTTACCATTTTTAGGATCATTTATGTTAGCTAATCCAATGGTTCACTCATTAGGAAGATTCATGCCTGAAAAATACAAACCAAGCTATTTTGCTTCTGCTGCGCAATTCGCACATACAAGTAATGGTATTTTCCCACATATCAACCCGGCCGAATTATTTATTTTCTTAGGAATCGCTCATGGTATTGAAAAGTTAGGGTTACCAACAGCAGATTTAGCTGTTCGTTACTTACTTGTTGGTTTAGTTATGAACTTCATTGGCGGTTGGATTACAGACTTTACAACAAGCTATGTAGAAAAACAACAAAACGTAAAATTGAGTACTGAAGTTAAAATGGAAGGATAA
- a CDS encoding transcriptional regulator GutM has translation MFIIMLIILAAVGFVIQYGLGFLQIKHFTKHYTELRSKGRVAIGRRPSIFKAGTLVLLQLNNKNEIEDARYMQGVTVFSKIKKLKGLEGKKIKKLKDTDLTNYNKLLIKAILDAQHTFNVIQNGGTIEKIPSPIMKVVNKVNRLFKNERGLKNGLHR, from the coding sequence ATGTTTATTATTATGTTAATTATTTTAGCTGCTGTTGGTTTTGTAATTCAATACGGCTTAGGATTTTTACAGATCAAACATTTTACCAAGCATTATACAGAATTACGTTCTAAAGGCAGAGTAGCAATCGGAAGACGTCCCTCTATCTTCAAAGCTGGAACACTTGTTTTATTGCAACTCAATAATAAAAACGAAATAGAAGATGCACGCTATATGCAAGGGGTTACTGTTTTTTCTAAAATTAAAAAACTTAAAGGCCTAGAGGGCAAAAAAATTAAAAAGCTTAAAGATACAGATTTAACTAATTACAATAAATTACTAATTAAAGCTATATTAGATGCCCAACACACATTCAATGTTATTCAAAATGGTGGCACAATCGAAAAAATACCTTCTCCTATTATGAAGGTAGTAAATAAAGTAAATCGTTTATTCAAAAACGAAAGGGGATTAAAAAATGGATTACATCGTTAA
- a CDS encoding SDR family oxidoreductase, with the protein MSNWLEIEDKVIIVTGGSSGIGNVIVKELLDNGAVVYNADINGSDLSHNNYHFIQTDVTNKENVSKTVKKVIQNENKIDVLVNNAGINLPRLLTDSKKEKPEYEINEKDLDLMFAVNLKGPIWFSQSVAEHFIENNSGTIINVSSEAGQEGSEGQSLYSGTKAALIGLTRSWAKELGKFNINVVAIAPGIIEETGLRTPEYENALAYSRNTTVEKLNGDYSKSIPLRRVGKLTDIADLVCYLSSNKSSYITGTTINISGGKSRG; encoded by the coding sequence ATGTCAAATTGGTTAGAAATTGAAGATAAAGTAATTATAGTAACAGGCGGAAGTTCAGGAATTGGAAACGTCATTGTAAAAGAGCTGCTAGATAACGGAGCCGTAGTTTATAACGCAGATATTAATGGTAGTGATTTGTCTCATAATAACTATCATTTTATCCAAACAGATGTAACCAACAAAGAAAATGTTTCAAAAACTGTAAAAAAAGTCATTCAAAACGAGAACAAAATCGATGTTCTAGTGAATAATGCAGGTATCAATTTACCACGATTACTAACTGATTCTAAAAAAGAAAAACCTGAATACGAAATAAACGAAAAAGATTTAGATTTAATGTTTGCTGTAAATTTAAAAGGGCCAATTTGGTTTAGCCAATCAGTTGCTGAACATTTCATTGAAAACAACTCAGGCACTATTATCAATGTTTCAAGTGAGGCAGGACAAGAAGGTTCAGAAGGACAAAGTCTATACTCTGGAACAAAAGCTGCACTCATTGGCTTAACAAGAAGCTGGGCAAAAGAATTAGGAAAATTCAATATCAACGTAGTAGCTATTGCCCCAGGAATAATTGAAGAAACAGGTTTAAGAACTCCAGAATACGAAAATGCTTTAGCCTATAGCAGAAATACCACAGTAGAAAAATTAAACGGGGATTATTCTAAGTCTATTCCTTTAAGAAGAGTAGGAAAATTAACCGACATTGCTGATTTAGTTTGCTATTTAAGCTCAAACAAATCAAGTTATATCACTGGAACTACTATTAATATTTCAGGCGGTAAATCAAGAGGTTAA
- a CDS encoding type I restriction endonuclease subunit R, with amino-acid sequence MAHQSEYALENDVIQQLENLGYERVKIRNTAQLTDNFRNIINERNADKLKGKPLSDSEFKRMMIDISDKSVFDSAMILRDKYVLTRDDDTKAYIELLDQDKWCKNTFQVTNQVTVEDKYKGRYDVTILINGLPLVQIELKRSGVAISEAFNQVQRYQRHNFTGLFKFIQMLIISNKMETRYLANSDKQLMKGYMFYWTDEQNNRINNLHDFIQDFLEPCHIAKMISRYMITNETDKLLMALRPYQVYAVENLLNQATETNNNGYVWHTTGRGKTLTSFKASQLLAKQQDVQKVIFLVDRKDLDSQTFAEFNKFQAGSVDDTENTRTLLKQLGDDSQSLIVTTIQKMAKAIKSGNPVMDRYQEDKVIFIIDECHRTQFGNMHKLIREHFQNAQYFGFTGTPRFFENKNQDGRATADIFGRCLHTYLIKDAIRDGNVLGFSVDYMRTASMHDMTEEEYVQAIDEAEFWDNPDRLKEIAQHIIKNYDKKTSNGKYTSILTVRSIPIAMEYYRIFQQLKDEGQHNLKIATVFTTQPNQDTKEKVDFKYAREELDSVMKDYNAMYDTNFDTNNYPGYFTDISNRMKKVVPGEKIDLLIVVDLFLTGFDSKKLNTLYVDRNLQYHGLIQAFSRTNRIETETKPYGNIVCFRPLKAKTDRAIELFSQTDNTDTVLAPAYSTLIQEFRDAIAKVFGIAPVPESVDALERESDQEAFVLAFRDASVLLVKLKPFDEFEFTVEEAGISEQMFEDYQSKYKHLYEKVQLRKKNKEKEDIEKVSILDDIDFKIEIMRNDLINVEYILDLISQINLEDKTAQRKDRNEIHKLLDKADDEKLRLKSDLIREFLDEVVPSLQKDADINEMYYRFEEEKKDEEIEEFASAKEFDIEELKRLLSEYEYSGQINKEAIDKRTKGGLLVRGKKVNQIADFIKHTVYKFTNVS; translated from the coding sequence ATGGCACACCAAAGTGAATATGCATTAGAAAATGATGTCATACAACAACTAGAGAATTTGGGATATGAGCGTGTAAAGATTCGCAATACAGCACAGCTCACCGACAACTTCCGGAACATCATTAATGAACGCAATGCTGACAAGTTAAAGGGCAAACCGCTGTCAGATTCAGAGTTCAAACGCATGATGATCGACATTTCGGATAAATCGGTTTTCGACAGTGCAATGATTCTACGTGATAAATATGTCTTAACACGAGACGACGATACAAAGGCATACATTGAGCTTCTGGACCAGGATAAATGGTGCAAGAACACCTTCCAAGTGACCAACCAAGTCACAGTAGAAGATAAATATAAAGGACGTTACGATGTTACCATCCTCATTAATGGTTTGCCACTAGTACAAATTGAATTGAAACGTAGCGGCGTCGCTATATCCGAAGCCTTCAACCAAGTACAACGTTACCAACGTCATAACTTCACGGGACTATTTAAATTCATTCAAATGCTGATCATCAGCAATAAAATGGAAACACGTTATTTAGCAAACAGTGACAAACAGTTGATGAAGGGCTACATGTTTTATTGGACAGATGAGCAGAATAACCGTATCAATAACCTGCATGACTTTATTCAAGACTTCCTTGAGCCTTGTCATATCGCGAAGATGATTAGCCGTTACATGATTACCAATGAAACCGATAAACTTCTAATGGCATTGCGTCCTTACCAAGTCTACGCCGTGGAGAATCTCTTAAACCAAGCAACTGAAACCAACAATAACGGTTATGTTTGGCATACCACAGGAAGGGGTAAAACTCTGACTTCCTTCAAAGCCAGCCAATTACTTGCTAAACAACAAGACGTTCAAAAGGTTATCTTCCTAGTAGATAGAAAGGACTTAGACAGCCAGACCTTTGCTGAATTTAATAAATTCCAAGCAGGCTCAGTAGATGATACCGAAAATACGCGCACCTTACTTAAGCAACTTGGCGATGATTCACAATCACTTATTGTAACGACGATTCAGAAGATGGCTAAAGCGATAAAATCCGGCAATCCTGTCATGGACCGTTACCAAGAAGATAAAGTCATCTTCATTATCGACGAATGTCACCGCACACAATTCGGTAACATGCATAAACTCATTAGAGAGCACTTCCAGAACGCACAATATTTTGGATTTACAGGAACACCGCGTTTCTTTGAAAATAAGAACCAAGATGGCCGTGCCACTGCAGATATCTTTGGACGCTGCCTGCACACTTATCTGATTAAAGACGCTATACGCGATGGCAATGTGCTGGGGTTCTCAGTAGACTACATGCGCACAGCTTCCATGCATGATATGACTGAAGAAGAGTACGTACAAGCAATTGACGAAGCAGAATTTTGGGATAATCCAGATCGCCTGAAAGAAATCGCACAGCACATTATCAAGAATTACGATAAAAAGACTTCTAACGGCAAATACACATCTATTTTGACGGTGAGAAGCATTCCAATTGCAATGGAGTATTATCGCATCTTCCAACAGTTGAAAGACGAAGGCCAACATAACCTGAAAATAGCGACCGTCTTTACCACACAACCGAACCAAGACACTAAAGAGAAAGTAGATTTCAAGTATGCGCGCGAAGAACTAGATTCAGTGATGAAAGACTACAACGCCATGTACGATACCAACTTCGATACCAATAACTATCCAGGTTACTTCACAGACATTTCAAACCGTATGAAAAAGGTAGTGCCTGGAGAGAAGATTGACCTTTTAATCGTTGTCGACCTCTTTTTAACTGGGTTCGACAGTAAGAAGCTCAATACCTTATATGTCGATCGTAATTTACAGTATCACGGATTAATTCAAGCGTTCTCTAGAACGAATCGTATTGAGACCGAAACGAAACCTTACGGCAATATCGTTTGTTTCCGACCATTGAAAGCTAAAACAGATAGAGCGATTGAGCTATTTTCACAAACTGATAATACAGACACCGTACTGGCACCAGCTTACAGCACTTTGATTCAGGAATTCAGAGATGCCATTGCGAAAGTATTTGGGATTGCGCCTGTACCAGAAAGTGTAGATGCTCTAGAAAGAGAGTCTGATCAAGAAGCATTTGTGTTAGCATTTAGAGATGCTTCTGTATTACTCGTTAAGTTGAAGCCGTTTGATGAATTTGAATTTACGGTGGAAGAAGCGGGCATTAGTGAGCAAATGTTCGAAGATTATCAAAGTAAATACAAGCATCTCTATGAAAAAGTTCAATTACGTAAAAAGAATAAAGAAAAAGAAGACATCGAAAAGGTTTCAATCTTAGACGACATTGACTTTAAAATTGAAATCATGCGTAATGATTTAATCAATGTGGAATATATATTAGATTTAATCAGCCAAATCAACCTAGAAGATAAAACGGCACAACGCAAAGACCGTAATGAAATTCATAAGTTATTAGATAAAGCAGATGATGAGAAATTACGTCTGAAATCTGATTTAATACGTGAATTCCTCGATGAAGTGGTGCCATCATTGCAGAAAGATGCTGACATTAATGAAATGTATTATCGCTTTGAGGAAGAAAAGAAAGACGAAGAAATTGAAGAATTTGCTTCTGCAAAAGAGTTTGACATAGAAGAACTAAAACGTTTATTGAGCGAGTACGAATATAGTGGTCAAATCAATAAAGAAGCCATAGACAAACGTACTAAAGGCGGTTTGCTAGTGCGAGGTAAAAAGGTCAATCAAATTGCAGATTTCATTAAACATACCGTTTATAAATTTACGAATGTAAGTTAA
- the srlE gene encoding PTS glucitol/sorbitol transporter subunit IIB, producing the protein MNEKVKIVKGSGGFGGPLTIGVSGEKNKLVYITGGHRPEIVDKIADITGAETVNGFETSVPEEEIMAVIIDCGGTLRCGIYPKKGIPTINIMATGKSGPLRQYITEDIYVSNVGVEQVSPVSEESTENDDAIVATKESDKKENESTPKYSKDKKIMETRAEQENKSILTKIGLAAGKVINTFYQAARDAVETMLFTVIPFMGFVALLIGIIQGSGIGDLFAKVMSPLAGNIWGLMAIGFICSLPFLSPLLGPGGVIGQVLGTLIGVEIGKGNIPPNLALPALFAINTQNAADFIPVGLGLAEAETKTIEVGVPSVLYSRFLNGVPRVFVAWLASFGLYK; encoded by the coding sequence ATGAATGAAAAAGTTAAAATTGTAAAAGGTTCTGGTGGTTTTGGAGGACCATTAACTATTGGAGTATCCGGCGAAAAAAATAAACTTGTTTATATCACTGGTGGCCATCGTCCTGAAATTGTAGACAAAATTGCTGATATTACAGGTGCAGAAACTGTCAACGGCTTCGAAACCTCTGTTCCTGAAGAAGAAATCATGGCAGTAATTATTGATTGCGGTGGAACGTTAAGATGTGGTATTTATCCTAAAAAAGGAATTCCAACAATCAATATTATGGCAACAGGAAAAAGTGGTCCTTTAAGACAATATATTACTGAAGATATTTATGTTTCTAACGTAGGGGTTGAACAAGTTTCTCCAGTTTCTGAAGAATCTACAGAGAACGATGATGCAATTGTTGCTACGAAAGAGTCAGATAAAAAAGAAAATGAAAGCACACCTAAATACTCTAAAGATAAAAAAATCATGGAAACACGTGCTGAACAAGAAAATAAAAGTATATTAACAAAAATCGGTTTAGCAGCAGGTAAGGTTATTAATACATTTTACCAAGCTGCTAGAGATGCAGTAGAAACTATGCTCTTTACTGTTATTCCATTCATGGGATTTGTAGCACTATTAATTGGAATTATTCAAGGATCCGGTATAGGAGATTTGTTCGCTAAAGTAATGTCACCATTAGCAGGAAATATTTGGGGATTAATGGCAATCGGCTTTATTTGTTCCTTGCCTTTCTTAAGCCCATTACTAGGGCCTGGCGGAGTAATCGGGCAAGTACTAGGAACACTAATCGGCGTTGAAATCGGAAAAGGAAATATCCCGCCTAACTTAGCTTTACCTGCTTTATTTGCAATCAATACACAGAATGCGGCCGACTTTATTCCTGTTGGTTTAGGATTGGCAGAAGCAGAAACAAAAACAATTGAAGTAGGTGTACCTTCCGTTCTCTATTCAAGATTTTTAAATGGTGTACCTAGGGTATTCGTTGCTTGGTTAGCAAGTTTCGGATTATATAAATAA